The Diabrotica undecimpunctata isolate CICGRU unplaced genomic scaffold, icDiaUnde3 ctg00003021.1, whole genome shotgun sequence nucleotide sequence cgcgctatctcagagtgaagaGTCCGGTCGTAAAATATGTTAAGTAACATTACCTAAGATTTAAATGTTTTTGCTTGAAAAAGTTGTAAAAGTAACCATATTACAGatttcaattttcaaaaaataaatcgAAAAATATTGATGTTTCTTCAGCAGAAGAGCCCTTTGAGGGCTCAGATTCGGATCAAAACTATAGTGACGAAGAAAGTTCAATCGAAAATTCCGATTTAGAACAAATTCGTTTTTAGGTTAAGATTCTAACACTGCATGTAAAATCTGTTAAGTGATGGCGGATACCACGTTTTACTTGCTATTagtcatatttatttattatattagtaAAATCTGTTAAGAGACATATAACATATTTTACTTAGCACTTgacattttaaatttacatttttttagaatattaatGTAAAGGGAAGAAAAGAAAGAGACAGATaaacagacaaaaaaaaaaacaaaaatattaaaagattctGTAGAGAAATATAAAAGTACAGAGGAAGTGGTGGTGAAGTAAGCAAGAAAGCTGTTGGGCCTCCATGTACATGTAAAAGAAAATGTTTTGAGATAATATCAGCAGATGAGCGatacaaaatattttctaagTTCTGGCTGCTCTCAAGCTATGATATACAAAATACTTATCTATTCGGATGTATGCGTAGAAACAATATAAAATGAAAGACCAGAAAAAGGGATACGAGGACTTCTACTTTTGAATACTCTATTCAATCAAAcaacaaaagtttaaaaaatttgcaaaaatgcatttatttctttgcatGGAATCGGTAGAGGTCGAGTGGAATACATTGTACGTAAGCTTAAGAAGGGTGTTATTGTTCCTGAAAAAGACCGCAGAGGTAGACatagaaaccaaaaaagaaaatatttgcaaAACGACATTGAACGCAGTTCATCGTTTTATAGACTCTTTACCTCGATATGAAAGCCATTACAGCCGACCTGATAACACGGATAAAGAGTATATGAGCCTTGATTACAATATTGAAATATTATATGAAAAGTACATAGAAAGTCGTCAAGCACAAaaacttgaatttgtttcttCAGAGAAGTTTAGAAGAATTTTTACAGACGactataatatttcttttaaaactcCTAAATCTGACACTTGTGCAAAGTACAATGAGTTCCAAATTAATATAAACCATTCTAAAGAAATTGGTGATAATGAAAAACTTAAGGAACTAGAAACTTCTAAAGAGTTACACTTAAGAAAAGCAAAAGCTGCAAGAGACGTTCTTGAAAAAGCAGTGGAAGAGTCTAAGGAATATGACGTACATGTGATAACGTTTGATCTGCAACAATCTCTTTCTACACCTAAATTAACTACCGGTccatgttttataaaaaaaactttggtGTTATAATTTTAGTGTCCATTGCTGCAACAAGCCAGAACATAGCTACTTTTTCCTTTGGGGCGAATCCATTGCTAAATGAGGATCCGATGAAATTGCTAGTTgcttaaagaaatattttgataaGTTTGATGTTCGTGGTGACACACTTTATGTCGTATCTGATAACTGCTGTGGTCAAAACAAGAATTGGACTATCGTAGGATTTTGGCTACAACTCCTGGCAtctaaaaggtttaaaaaaataattcacgTTTTTTCACAAGTAATGTACACTATGGTACCTAGTGATAGAGATTTTGCAGTAGTAAAAAAATTCGAAATAACTAAGAATGCAGTGTACTCTCCTAGTGAATGGGAAGAAGTTCTCAAAGGAGCCAAAAAGAAAAGGCCATTTATTGTAACCCCTCTTAACcgagatttttaaaatttttctcaaTTAAGAGAAACTTTATGTCATGCTTTCTTATGACATATACAATGAAATTCCACAATCCATTAGTCTAAaaagaaaaaggggtagacctaGTCTCTCACTGGAAGAAGATTTTAATAGAAACTTGACTCAAAAGTATCCAGAAGCGTTGCCCATAGAAGAGTCAAAACTAGGCCATGTGATGTCATGCTTCTAGTGGATTCCACCAGTACATCATTCTTTCTACTGTTCACCGAAATCTCAAGatttaacagtttaaaattattttttatgttcagTTGTGGTTTAAATTCTGTTCATCTCTTGTTTCTTATAAACTTTGCTCAAATAAAGTTATCTTAAACTAAACAATTTTATGCTAACTTGATACAGTAATTAATAACCTGTTAAGTATTTTTATAGTTTCTTAACAGATTTTTATTTCCTTAACTAAGACTCATAAAAAACTTATTAAGTaccatttttttctaaatttcttcttgttaaaatttgaaaaaaaatttaatttgataaaaaacaatgtttattataatatgagagcatatttctaaaatattttatttactggctgattgcaaaaaaaattattttgttagtCTTTAGATTCAAAATGtgatattatcattttttttattttgtcactTAACAAGTTTTACGACCAGGCCCTTCAAATATACCGTCCGTTATGCAAACAATAACTACAATTTGAGCTACTTTCTGGTGTATTATCCGTTATTACAGACATTTAATAATTTACTGCCGATTAAACCAAACATCACGTTCAAAATACTTTCTGATATGCTTTGGTAAACATCACAATCGACATTTATGGTTTTATCATGGGTTGTTCAAAAAGGCACGtgaaatttgaaatatttctgaTGCGCATTGGGAAGCATTGTACCTTCATTATTATATTGCACTTACTGATTACGCCAAAAAACCATGTGACATTTGAACTACTTTATGATGTACGCCCGTAatcattacatattattattgatatttatGGAATTACCACCGCTTTCGCGTTACATTTGAACTACTTTCTGATTCGCGTTGatcactaatatttttattatcgaCATTGATAGATATACCACCCGTTATACAAAGAACTACCGTTTGAACTACTTTCTGATGAGAAACTGTAATAACTAAACGTTCATTGCCGATATGTGATGGTTTATTACCGATTAAAGCAAACATCACGTGACATTCGAAATACTTTCTGATGCGCTTCGGTAAGCATTACAGGTTATTAAGTCAACTATCAGgtgatatttaaattaatttctgAAATGCGCAGATTAGCATTACATATCAATACCGATATTTCTGACGTTTACGCGAAACTCCACGTGACATTTGAACTACTTTCAGATGTGCGCCGGCAAACATTATATTTTGATTACATATTATTGGTACATATCTATATCTAGGATCTACTTTCTGATGAGCGTATGTGAGCACTGACTGACTAGCTGactaaccaaactaattttaatgaaataaatagTGTATATTACCTATATTGTATCTGAAAATTGTACTTTTCTTGCAATCGGCATATGGTGTAAACTTATATTGCTTAGAAACCATCATGTATGTCCCATTTCATGATAATACTTTTTGATTTTTCTGCGTCCTTTTTGTTCCCATCTTACAATGATTTCCTTTCTAAATATAAGAGAACACCATGCCACTTTTACAAAATGATAGGGTAGTGATGTTCCCTAAATCTAACACATTTAAAGATATATTAGAAAAAGTTAGGTTAGGTTTACTGATATCGATTAAATTAGGTGACAAACTGTAAAGGTTTTGTCGTATACACCTAAAAAGAATATATTAAACCGACAAAATGGAAGAACTTTATAAAAGAAGCGCCAAAGGAATTGAACTTTTTCGATAAAacattgaaatatatatatatatatatatatatatacatatatatatatatatatatatatatatatatatatatatatatatatattaaagtaaTTCATAAAACTATTTAGTTACAATCCCTTCCTCTAAAACTTTTAAGTAATACAGTACTAATGCGTTCAGTATATTTAAAACAACATTTAACAACAACAATTTACTcattagttttaaaaataattcaagaGTTTGACATCTTTAATACAAAATGTACGGTATATTATATCATTATTGGATGAATTTGATTCCTTGAGTTAGACTTTTATTCCGACAATACATCTCATCACAATTAATTTCATTTCAATTCAAGCTGCTACAAGTCTTCTTGATGAGAGGCGAAACGTGTAGGAGAATGGTGAAGCTTGAACTGAAAGCAAATGCAATCGTCTACCTTCATTGCAACgtcttttctctacgtaaagagtgcAAAAATGGTGTTTTGCAAGGGTAAACTGTAGATGTATTATAGGAATAAAAGCTTATTCCTAACATCGTCCACTAGCTACCAGTAAGCTTGGATTCGCAATGCATCTCATTCTCCATCGAAGAGAAGTCTTCTGAGTTCTTGttgatatatacatataaatataaacgTTTAAGATCACTAAAATGGACAATATCAAAGATGAGGTAGTAACTAAATAGTTTAATGGCAAGTTTGCACAGCATTTAATTTATAACGGTAAACTGAATAAatctaaattaattaaataaaaaataaaaaatatttggtaaaatttaaaaaatatataaaataaaaaatataaaataataattaaaattgcgaaaataaaaaaatttagtcTTAAAAGAGgaatgttgattttttttaattgctgttGGAGAGTAGTAAACTGACTCAAGAATACTCTAATATGAAATGTACAGTGTACATGTCATAATATTTAAGATCTCTATTCATAATAGTACAGATCAAGTGTTATTTGTTGCTTGGAAATAAAACTTATGTGTCcctttataataaaaatgatagaagACGTTAAAACTTTTGAAACAATATTTGGAGGACAAGAGGCATACTTTCACCACTACCATTCCTGTGGTGAGTGTGGCTAATCTAGCAGTTAACAATCCACTGAGGCTTATCGTGAGAAACTCCATGCTATTTAATCAGACAGCGCCTGGAATCCCTGGGCTTTGCTAATAACAGGTGTAAGCTGTCGCATAATCCAAACTACCAACAAGCAAACTTGGACAACTTGAAGAGGGTGAGATTTGAAAGGATTGAAGAGTACAAATATCGCGAAAGGCATAGCGATGGATTTAACAGGGCCTTCAAAGAGGTGAAAATGAGGCTGTTACCAGTAAAATTAAATAACTGGTTTTAGAATTCAACCGATGTCAAAACAACTTGTTAGTCTCCTTTTTACAGAGTCAATTTACCACttccattgtttataaaaaatatgtaccCAAATGAAATCTCTCaaaatttaaatatcaatcacagTATCTGCTCCCTTGTCGCTTCCCTTTCCCTCAAACtccttatatttatttttacccAACTCTACGGTTTTTAAAAATTCGCTTTTACCAAACAGAAATCTTTTGACGTTCTCCTCCATTTCCGCATATCGAGCCTTATCGATAGATTCTGAAGAATGAGCTTTGGCATTTTCCGATCTGGAATTTTCTGAGCTACTGATGTCGTTATCGATATTACTCCTGATCCAGTCTTCTACTCGCTGTTGGTTTGGCGTCGAGTTCTCGCTGACCATAGAGTTCGTTTCTAAGCTGTCTGGTGTTGGAGCTGATTCCTTTGGCAACAGTTTTTGAGAAGATCTAAACAGAAAGTCTATTATAAGTACACCATTTTACCATTTTATGAACTAGTGCCTAGAAAGAACTCGCGacacttaaattttttaaactatcTACAGAATTGTCAGTTACCTACGAGGCGTACACTAAAAGTTTTGCACAGAGCCAATCTAGCGGAAGTTACTCGATTTGGTGAATGTgattttcgtaaattttgaaatttcttaTGGTAAAATACTTCAATAGATTGAAAATCGATCACGTGGTTCAGTAGcaacaaattttcaaaataatcaatATCGCGAAAAAATGGAAATCTCTCGTGAAAATTTATTTTGACCTAATGATGATGTAATGATTGTGTGatgattttataatattttaaagttggCCTAACTAAATCACGAAATcatcttggtttttgtgataaaGCACCGCACCCATCAACTGCTCACAGATGGTTTGAAGAATTAAAGTTTGTTGTTATGCAAAATATTGATGCTTGATTGAAGCGGATCAACATGTTATCTGCTTCTTTCTTCCTCCTTCTTATTAAACACCCCACAAAGGGTACCCCCCGTTAAGATGAGCAAAATGCCCTCATTCCTAGAATTCTTAACGTAAATCTAGGACAAATAATTCaaactacaacattgatggttgctactgttattttattagtaattactatttaaataggaataagccacaattaaaggttaaagtgcgtttattgacgtttcaatttccacttcggaaatcgttctcaaaatacaaacattaataaattaaatgacAAACAATGACAGACTACATGGCCagaaatttaaatagtaattactttaacatgccacaagaaaatagcttcagaacaatgttattttattataattttaacttattcaatttttaaacattgctggctactgtcatatttagacaaatacctcaagttacactgactgctttgtcCTGACTTCCGTtctaacatgtcaatattgtaacgaaatagcccatctccgatacgtcataattcttagaaggaaagatctagagaacacaagaattggcattacgcgctatctcagagtcgatGGTTCtatcgatgagacgaattagaggtgggacaacgccagaatattctagaACATAGTAACTTTGTTATAAATATGTAACGTTTTTAGGAGTGAGGTTAGTTGATAAGGGAATATCGTATTGTTAACtctaaataaatagtttatataaattagaaccgctcgttttattatttaacacgttacagttggtgtccggtgtgagatttgcaaataaattcagcagtgagttttgaaaaagacttttgaacttttgaaaagtattgttcgtcgggaacatccgcgtagttcggtagtgtcctttgtacgaaagaacatttaaaaagtacgtgtgtgcctgaccgaagatgctgctagtacaactatcagtaaaacagttgcgtgagcaactggaagaacgcgatgaagactgcagcgggtccaaaaagatactccaagaacgattGAAGACTGTTCttacccagagacattccagttccagtcagcagaagaagcagttttaatgaaaataaaaaatgtcttgcaaatgatagaagaatcttctaaaaaaatgatgaaagattcgatgaaacgtctcaaatgatagaagaatcttctaaaaaaaatgatgataaactagagaacgtttccaaaagattcgatgagaaattcgaaaatgtatctcgaagattcgacgagaaatttgaaaatgtttctcaaatgatggaagaaacttctaaaaagaacaatgaaaaatttgaagtagtttctaaaaccttcgatcagatacagaaaaatgtaaacaacgtagaagagaagatcaaacaattagagaccatgataactaatacgaaagtgctaccaccaatTAATACGGTAgctttagatccggtagtgaaagaagaatcagctagagacgaaatgacacatcatatgagattcaaattgacaccatttgatggaaagtcctcttggtccatataccttagacaatttgaacctattgcgacagccaatcatcggacagaacaagaaaaagctgtttccttaactgctgctttacgaggtgatgctgcggatatcctaagatcgattcctaagggtcaagaaaaatgttaccagaccttgttcactcgactagacaaacgttacggagatgcccatctacaacaagtctacaaagtacaaataagaagtagaatccaaggagcaagtgagagtttgcaagaatttgaagca carries:
- the LOC140432146 gene encoding uncharacterized protein; translation: LCDQLKTSYEIESTSEKGESENNEDAGSTKLSSPRGPRYASLRTQVGSRNILLDNAHNNIAPVLFTRSSQKLLPKESAPTPDSLETNSMVSENSTPNQQRVEDWIRSNIDNDISSSENSRSENAKAHSSESIDKARYAEMEENVKRFLFGKSEFLKTVELGKNKYKEFEGKGSDKGADTVIDI